A genome region from uncultured Desulfovibrio sp. includes the following:
- a CDS encoding 4Fe-4S dicluster domain-containing protein gives MIEHIQVVPDKCRACRRCEVACIAAHHGMSFKEAMKHRDVLVSRVQVVKAEGFRTTVRCHQCDPAPCCAICPSGALQQDADGRISMRVQLCVACKLCIAVCPYGTISLDTIGMPDVSDGAETMAQRSRREVAVRCDMCKAWREENGKRITACMEACPVRALSMVLPDGTVVEAPPAEKKAATEKPRNPLDPAAASGEQPA, from the coding sequence ATGATTGAACACATTCAGGTCGTCCCGGACAAGTGCCGCGCCTGCCGCCGCTGCGAGGTGGCCTGCATCGCGGCCCATCACGGCATGAGCTTCAAGGAGGCCATGAAGCACCGCGACGTGCTTGTCTCCCGCGTGCAGGTGGTCAAGGCCGAAGGCTTCCGCACCACGGTGCGCTGCCATCAGTGCGATCCGGCCCCCTGCTGCGCCATCTGCCCCTCCGGCGCCCTGCAACAGGATGCCGATGGCCGCATCAGCATGCGGGTGCAGCTCTGCGTGGCCTGCAAGCTCTGCATTGCCGTCTGCCCGTACGGCACCATCTCTCTGGATACCATCGGCATGCCCGATGTAAGCGACGGCGCCGAAACCATGGCCCAGCGCTCCCGCCGCGAAGTGGCCGTGCGCTGCGACATGTGCAAGGCCTGGCGCGAGGAAAACGGCAAGCGCATCACCGCCTGCATGGAAGCCTGCCCGGTGCGGGCGCTGTCCATGGTGCTGCCCGACGGAACCGTGGTGGAAGCCCCGCCCGCCGAAAAGAAGGCCGCCACGGAAAAGCCCCGCAATCCCCTGGACCCCGCCGCGGCGTCCGGAGAACAGCCGGCCTGA
- a CDS encoding peptidylprolyl isomerase: MSENPTVLLETTSGDILIELFADKAPETVANFLKYVDDGFYANTIFHRVIPGFMIQGGGLGARLDAKPTREPVKNEADNGLKNDRGTIAMARTMDPHSATAQFFINLVDNEFLNYSSPTTQGWGYCVFGRVTDGMDVVDKIAKIKTKAVGPHEAVPTDMVLITGASRFE, translated from the coding sequence ATGTCCGAGAATCCCACGGTGCTGCTGGAGACAACCTCCGGCGACATCCTGATTGAACTGTTCGCCGACAAGGCCCCGGAAACCGTTGCCAACTTTCTCAAGTATGTGGACGACGGCTTTTATGCCAATACCATCTTCCACCGTGTCATCCCCGGCTTCATGATTCAGGGCGGCGGCCTTGGTGCCCGTCTGGATGCCAAGCCCACCCGCGAACCTGTGAAGAACGAGGCCGACAACGGCCTGAAGAATGATCGCGGCACCATTGCCATGGCCCGTACCATGGACCCGCACAGCGCCACGGCCCAGTTCTTCATCAATCTGGTGGACAATGAATTTCTGAACTACAGCAGCCCCACCACCCAGGGCTGGGGGTACTGTGTCTTTGGCCGGGTTACCGACGGCATGGACGTGGTGGACAAGATTGCCAAGATCAAGACCAAGGCCGTGGGTCCCCACGAGGCCGTGCCCACCGACATGGTGCTCATCACGGGCGCCAGCCGCTTTGAATAG
- the mutY gene encoding A/G-specific adenine glycosylase encodes MKRQTTPAASPSPRQAVLVTGGTPPPGHLPPLENLPALQEALLSWFAKHRRPLPWRETYAPYEVWISEIMLQQTQMERGVAYFRRWMARFPHIAALAAASEEDVLHAWEGLGYYSRARHVLAAARHICQRHGGVFPSRLEDIRALPGVGPYTAAAIASIAFETPVPCIDANVERVIARVFDEDSPVKEKPAATRIAQLAARLLPPSRARDHNQAMMELGALVCGRKARCEVCPLAAFCTARHLGIVHERPVSGKKSAIVPIEVVTGVLEHRGRIFVQKRCDQGAWGGLWEFPGGRLEAGETPAQAVVREYAEETGLAVRVDRSHGIIRHGYTTYRVTLHCFGLQLAPDSPQASSAEPPQPPVLTAASAFRWVTPQQLQTLAMPAAHRKLADSLFGPRQGLLPCPSRQDGLP; translated from the coding sequence ATGAAACGTCAGACCACCCCTGCGGCCTCCCCGTCTCCCCGCCAGGCCGTTCTTGTGACGGGGGGCACGCCCCCCCCAGGCCATCTTCCGCCCCTGGAAAACCTGCCCGCCCTGCAGGAGGCCCTGCTCAGCTGGTTTGCCAAGCACCGGCGCCCCCTGCCGTGGCGGGAGACCTATGCCCCCTACGAGGTCTGGATTTCCGAAATCATGCTGCAACAGACGCAGATGGAACGCGGCGTGGCCTATTTCCGGCGCTGGATGGCCCGCTTTCCCCATATTGCGGCCCTGGCCGCAGCGTCCGAAGAAGACGTGCTGCATGCCTGGGAAGGGCTGGGCTATTATTCGCGGGCACGCCATGTGCTGGCTGCCGCCCGGCACATATGCCAGCGGCACGGCGGGGTCTTTCCCTCCCGGCTGGAAGATATCCGCGCCCTGCCCGGTGTGGGACCGTATACGGCGGCAGCCATTGCCAGCATTGCCTTTGAAACGCCGGTACCCTGCATTGATGCCAATGTGGAGCGCGTCATTGCCCGCGTCTTTGATGAGGACAGCCCGGTGAAGGAAAAGCCGGCCGCCACCCGCATTGCCCAGCTGGCTGCCCGGCTGCTGCCGCCTTCCCGGGCACGTGATCACAATCAGGCCATGATGGAACTGGGGGCGCTTGTCTGCGGCCGCAAGGCCCGCTGCGAGGTCTGCCCGCTGGCAGCGTTCTGCACGGCCCGCCATCTGGGCATTGTGCACGAGCGCCCGGTCAGCGGCAAAAAAAGCGCCATCGTGCCCATTGAGGTGGTCACCGGCGTGCTGGAGCATCGGGGGCGCATCTTTGTGCAGAAGCGCTGCGATCAGGGCGCCTGGGGCGGCCTGTGGGAATTTCCCGGCGGCCGCCTGGAAGCCGGCGAAACGCCCGCCCAGGCCGTGGTGCGCGAATATGCCGAGGAAACGGGCCTGGCCGTGCGCGTTGACCGGAGCCATGGCATCATCCGGCACGGCTATACCACCTATCGCGTGACCCTGCACTGCTTCGGGCTGCAACTGGCGCCCGACAGCCCGCAGGCCAGCAGCGCCGAGCCGCCGCAACCGCCCGTGCTCACGGCGGCCAGCGCCTTCCGCTGGGTCACGCCCCAGCAGCTCCAGACCCTGGCCATGCCCGCCGCCCACCGCAAGCTGGCCGACAGCCTCTTCGGCCCCCGGCAGGGCCTGCTGCCTTGCCCGTCCCGGCAAGATGGGCTACCATAG
- a CDS encoding oligosaccharide flippase family protein, translating to MQASTPTLARRYFFKLLANVASVPVYLVMEAILPRALGPQMYGNYSFATNLFQQLSGFLDMGTSTCFYNALSRRQEETGLIAFYLRVSLLVAVIGLLVAACMQLPQVGALLMPDVPGWLAPLAALWAFLTWWGRVLRSMNDAVGATVPSELCRTVIALLAVVVLAGLFWLDVLNICSLFFQQYAMLLATALGYWVVSKRAWEERFGNGGRFSLHLEAAQTRAYSREFFSYSHPLFVQALLTFFMLSVERWLLQWFDGSAEQGYFALAQKVSIACFLFVSAMTPLIMREFSIAWGKRDLEGMGRIMRRFAPLLYVVAAYFSCFTAVEAHVLVRIFGGEQFLAAVLPVQIMALYPLHQAYLQLASSVFHAAGRTRTTRNVTMLDAVYGFATVWFLLAPAQYGGLHLGAVGLACKTVAVQFVTVNIQLWLASRLIPFSFWRNLLHQFWSLAILLGLALGCRELTLHLGLGGLDSLPRFLVAGILYSVAVAGVIALLPAFAGLSRQDLRGVLQRLPLRRRGH from the coding sequence ATGCAAGCCTCCACCCCCACCCTGGCACGCCGCTATTTCTTCAAGCTGCTGGCCAATGTGGCTTCCGTGCCCGTCTATCTGGTCATGGAGGCCATCCTGCCCCGTGCGCTCGGTCCGCAGATGTACGGTAACTACAGCTTTGCCACCAATCTCTTTCAGCAGCTTTCCGGCTTTCTGGACATGGGCACGTCCACCTGTTTTTACAATGCCCTGTCCCGCCGGCAGGAGGAAACCGGCCTCATTGCCTTTTATCTGCGCGTGAGCCTGCTGGTGGCGGTCATCGGGCTGCTGGTGGCTGCCTGCATGCAGCTGCCGCAGGTGGGGGCGCTGCTCATGCCCGATGTGCCGGGCTGGCTGGCGCCGCTGGCCGCGCTCTGGGCCTTTCTCACCTGGTGGGGGCGGGTGCTGCGCTCCATGAACGATGCCGTGGGGGCCACCGTGCCGTCGGAACTGTGCCGCACGGTCATCGCCCTGCTGGCCGTGGTGGTGCTGGCCGGTCTGTTCTGGCTGGATGTGCTCAATATCTGTAGCCTTTTTTTCCAGCAGTATGCCATGCTGCTGGCCACGGCCCTGGGCTACTGGGTGGTGAGCAAGCGGGCCTGGGAAGAGCGCTTTGGCAACGGCGGGCGCTTTTCCCTGCATCTGGAGGCGGCCCAGACCCGTGCCTACAGCCGGGAGTTCTTTTCCTACAGCCATCCGCTCTTTGTGCAGGCCCTGCTGACCTTTTTCATGCTCAGTGTGGAGCGCTGGCTGTTGCAGTGGTTCGACGGCAGCGCGGAGCAGGGCTATTTTGCCCTGGCCCAGAAGGTGAGCATTGCCTGTTTTCTCTTTGTCTCGGCCATGACGCCCCTTATCATGCGCGAATTTTCCATCGCCTGGGGCAAGCGCGATCTGGAAGGCATGGGGCGCATCATGCGGCGCTTTGCCCCGTTGCTCTACGTGGTGGCTGCCTATTTCTCCTGCTTCACCGCCGTGGAGGCCCATGTGCTGGTGCGGATTTTTGGCGGCGAGCAGTTTCTGGCTGCCGTGCTGCCCGTGCAGATCATGGCCCTGTATCCCCTGCATCAGGCCTATCTACAACTGGCAAGCTCCGTCTTTCATGCGGCCGGGCGCACACGCACCACCCGCAATGTGACCATGCTGGATGCTGTCTATGGCTTTGCCACGGTCTGGTTCCTGCTGGCGCCTGCCCAGTACGGGGGGCTGCATCTGGGGGCCGTGGGCCTGGCCTGCAAGACCGTGGCCGTGCAGTTTGTGACGGTGAATATCCAGCTCTGGCTGGCGTCGCGCCTCATTCCCTTTTCGTTCTGGCGCAATCTCCTGCATCAGTTCTGGAGCCTGGCCATCCTGCTGGGGCTGGCGCTGGGCTGCCGGGAACTGACCCTGCATCTTGGCCTGGGCGGACTGGATTCCCTGCCCCGTTTTCTGGTGGCCGGGATACTCTACAGCGTGGCCGTGGCGGGCGTCATTGCCCTGCTGCCGGCCTTTGCGGGTCTGTCTCGTCAGGACCTGCGCGGCGTTCTGCAGCGGCTTCCGCTGCGGCGGCGTGGCCACTGA
- a CDS encoding nickel-dependent hydrogenase large subunit, with amino-acid sequence MSTPSTFSMPLGPVHVALEEPVYFHLTVDGETIRKVELTSGHVHRGMEALASQRNLIKNTTLTERVCSLCSNSHSFTYSMAVENVLGMIIPPRARYLRVMAEEIKRVASHLFNIAIQAHIIGFKSLFMHVMEVRELMQDVKETVYGNRMNLASNCIGGVKCDVEPAHFDFIQSMLDKVEPAVEEIRDIYATDPLVLARTRGLGLLPREDAIRLGVVGPVARASGIAHDVRKDAPYAAYGELDFDMVVRDGCCVNSRALVRLDEIFQSIRLIRQCCDHTPDGPVAVPMNRIYPAEACARSEAPRGEVFYYIRTNDTDKPARLKWRVPSYMNWEALGVMMKDCKVADVALITNSIDPCVSCTER; translated from the coding sequence ATGAGCACGCCCAGTACGTTCAGCATGCCGCTTGGTCCGGTACATGTGGCCCTTGAAGAGCCGGTCTATTTCCACCTCACCGTGGATGGCGAAACCATCCGCAAGGTGGAGCTGACCTCCGGCCATGTGCACCGGGGCATGGAAGCGCTGGCCAGTCAGCGCAATCTCATCAAGAACACCACGCTCACCGAGCGCGTCTGCTCCCTCTGCTCCAACAGCCATTCCTTTACCTACAGCATGGCCGTGGAAAACGTGCTGGGCATGATCATTCCGCCCCGGGCGCGCTATCTGCGCGTCATGGCCGAAGAGATCAAGCGCGTGGCCTCCCATCTCTTCAATATTGCCATTCAGGCCCACATCATCGGCTTCAAATCCCTGTTCATGCACGTCATGGAAGTGCGCGAACTCATGCAGGACGTGAAGGAAACGGTCTACGGCAACCGCATGAATCTGGCCTCCAACTGCATCGGCGGCGTGAAATGCGATGTGGAGCCGGCGCATTTCGACTTTATCCAGTCCATGCTGGACAAGGTGGAACCGGCCGTGGAGGAAATACGCGACATCTATGCCACAGACCCCCTTGTACTGGCGCGCACCCGGGGGCTGGGGCTGCTGCCCAGGGAAGACGCCATCCGCCTGGGCGTGGTGGGGCCGGTGGCCCGCGCCTCGGGCATTGCCCATGACGTGCGCAAGGATGCGCCCTATGCCGCCTATGGCGAGCTGGACTTTGACATGGTTGTCCGCGACGGCTGCTGCGTGAACAGTCGCGCCCTGGTGAGGCTGGACGAAATCTTCCAGTCCATCCGGCTCATCCGGCAGTGCTGCGACCATACCCCCGACGGCCCGGTGGCCGTGCCCATGAACCGCATCTATCCGGCCGAGGCCTGCGCCCGCAGCGAGGCCCCGCGCGGCGAGGTTTTCTACTACATCCGCACCAATGACACGGACAAGCCCGCCCGCCTCAAGTGGCGCGTGCCCTCCTACATGAACTGGGAGGCCCTGGGCGTCATGATGAAGGACTGCAAGGTGGCGGATGTGGCCCTGATCACCAACAGCATCGACCCCTGCGTGTCGTGCACCGAGCGCTAG
- a CDS encoding hydrogenase maturation nickel metallochaperone HypA: MHEASLAQGLLGTATRAVADYNARQDGPRAGRITRLTCQLGLLSCVEAETLRACFEICAEGTLAHGAELVLETAPLPCRCTDCGAAFALFRRHFACPFCGGEALRFSGGHGLTLTDLQVEAEEHHD, from the coding sequence ATGCACGAGGCCAGTCTGGCCCAGGGGCTGCTGGGCACCGCCACGCGGGCCGTGGCCGACTACAATGCCCGGCAAGACGGGCCGCGCGCCGGGCGCATCACGCGCCTTACCTGCCAGCTGGGCCTGCTCTCCTGCGTGGAGGCCGAAACCCTGCGGGCCTGTTTTGAAATCTGCGCCGAAGGCACCCTGGCCCACGGCGCGGAACTGGTGCTGGAAACAGCCCCCCTGCCCTGCCGCTGCACGGACTGCGGCGCGGCCTTTGCCCTGTTCCGGCGGCATTTTGCCTGCCCCTTCTGCGGCGGAGAGGCCCTGCGGTTCAGCGGCGGGCATGGTCTGACCCTGACCGACCTTCAGGTGGAGGCGGAGGAACATCATGATTGA
- a CDS encoding complex I subunit 1 family protein — MSETLYAILHMVLFPGGLFALTLGLFFKAVDRRVEARLQRRVGPPLVQPWLDIAKLCTKETLLPRTACKSAFLLAPVAGFAGMAVCAAFIPVPGVFGGLYNMGDLLVLFYLLPIPAIAMMLGGSASSSPFGAVGFSREMLLMLAYEMPLLMILLAVAMMVGSQTGTAAEFSLLRIIDWQLAQGSLGFHPAMIPALVAYLIFLPGTMGVVPFDIPEAETEIIEGPLLEYGGPLLALYQMGSALKTFVVLGLGVALFFPGTISPYAVVNLLWFVLKCLGLMLLSLTLVKSATGRLRIDQAFRFYVTVPTALALCSLVLVWAL, encoded by the coding sequence ATGAGCGAAACGCTGTACGCCATCCTGCATATGGTTCTCTTTCCCGGCGGCCTGTTTGCGCTGACGCTGGGCCTGTTCTTCAAGGCGGTTGACCGGCGTGTGGAAGCGCGCCTGCAACGCCGCGTGGGGCCGCCCCTCGTGCAGCCCTGGCTGGACATTGCCAAGCTGTGCACCAAGGAAACGCTTCTCCCCAGAACGGCCTGCAAGAGCGCCTTTCTGCTGGCGCCGGTGGCAGGCTTTGCGGGCATGGCCGTATGCGCGGCCTTCATTCCCGTTCCCGGCGTCTTCGGCGGCCTGTACAATATGGGCGACCTGCTGGTGCTCTTCTATCTGCTGCCCATTCCGGCCATTGCCATGATGCTGGGCGGCTCGGCCTCCAGCTCGCCCTTCGGGGCCGTGGGCTTCTCGCGCGAGATGCTGCTCATGCTGGCCTACGAAATGCCGCTGCTCATGATCCTTCTGGCCGTGGCCATGATGGTGGGATCGCAGACCGGCACGGCGGCCGAATTTTCCCTGCTGCGCATCATCGACTGGCAGCTTGCGCAGGGGTCCCTGGGCTTTCACCCGGCCATGATACCGGCGCTGGTGGCCTATCTCATCTTTCTGCCCGGAACCATGGGCGTGGTGCCCTTTGACATCCCCGAAGCCGAAACCGAGATCATCGAAGGCCCGCTGCTGGAATATGGCGGTCCGCTGCTGGCCCTGTATCAGATGGGCAGTGCGCTCAAGACCTTTGTGGTGCTGGGGCTGGGCGTGGCCCTGTTCTTTCCCGGCACCATTTCTCCCTATGCCGTGGTCAATCTGCTCTGGTTCGTGCTCAAGTGCCTGGGCCTCATGCTCCTGTCCCTGACGCTTGTGAAGTCCGCCACAGGGCGCCTGCGCATTGATCAGGCCTTCCGTTTCTATGTGACTGTTCCCACGGCACTGGCCCTGTGCAGCCTGGTGCTGGTCTGGGCACTGTAA
- the nuoB gene encoding NADH-quinone oxidoreductase subunit NuoB: MSVDTLLKKLSVRSPWLFRINAGSCNGCDVELATTACIPRYDVERFGCRYCGSPRHADIVLITGPLATRVRDRVITVWNEIPEPKVTVAVGICPISGGVFRDGYSIDGPISRFIPVDVNVPGCPPRPQAILEGVILAKQLWLKKLGLEA; encoded by the coding sequence GTGAGCGTCGATACCCTGCTCAAGAAACTGTCCGTGCGGTCGCCATGGCTGTTCCGCATCAATGCGGGGTCCTGCAACGGCTGTGACGTGGAACTGGCCACCACGGCCTGCATCCCGCGCTATGACGTGGAGCGCTTCGGCTGCCGGTACTGCGGCAGCCCCCGCCATGCGGACATTGTGCTCATCACCGGCCCGCTGGCCACGCGCGTGCGCGACCGCGTGATCACGGTATGGAATGAAATTCCCGAACCCAAGGTCACGGTGGCCGTGGGCATCTGCCCCATTTCCGGCGGCGTGTTCCGCGACGGCTATTCCATTGACGGCCCCATTTCGCGCTTCATTCCGGTGGATGTGAACGTGCCCGGCTGCCCGCCCCGCCCGCAGGCCATTCTGGAAGGGGTCATTCTGGCCAAGCAACTGTGGCTCAAGAAACTGGGGCTGGAGGCATAG
- a CDS encoding response regulator transcription factor, whose translation MDTTKTIYLLDDDADIRELLVDYLTRNGLTVSSASNAEEFFALWRNAPADLVVLDIMLPGDDGFAVLRRLRQQSAVPAIFLSALDGSTDRIVGLELGADDYLGKPFEPRELLARIRTVLRRSSEATPSPPQGRLLHFGSWRLDTTARHLLTPDNVILPLSGAEFRLLCIFLERPQQVLSRDTLLALTQGRNAQPYDRSIDVLVSRLRNRLRDGGRYGTLIKTVRGEGYVLAADVRSEVLPAGGSRHTS comes from the coding sequence ATGGATACCACAAAAACCATCTATCTTCTTGATGACGATGCCGACATCCGCGAACTGCTGGTGGATTACCTGACCCGCAACGGCCTTACGGTGTCCAGTGCCAGCAATGCGGAGGAATTTTTTGCGCTCTGGCGCAATGCCCCTGCCGATCTGGTGGTGCTGGACATCATGCTGCCCGGTGACGACGGCTTTGCCGTGCTGCGCCGCCTGCGGCAGCAGTCCGCCGTGCCGGCCATCTTTCTTTCCGCACTGGACGGCAGCACGGACCGTATCGTGGGGCTGGAACTGGGGGCAGACGACTACCTGGGCAAGCCCTTTGAACCGCGCGAACTGCTGGCCCGCATCCGCACGGTGCTGCGCCGCAGCAGCGAAGCCACGCCCTCGCCCCCTCAGGGGCGCCTGCTGCATTTCGGCTCGTGGCGCCTGGACACCACGGCCCGGCATCTGCTGACGCCGGACAATGTGATCCTGCCCCTCAGCGGCGCGGAATTTCGCCTGCTGTGCATCTTTCTGGAACGGCCGCAACAGGTGCTCAGCCGCGATACGCTGCTGGCGCTGACCCAGGGCCGCAATGCCCAGCCCTATGACCGCAGCATCGACGTGCTGGTCAGCCGCCTGCGCAACCGCCTGCGCGATGGCGGCCGCTACGGCACCCTCATCAAGACCGTGCGCGGCGAAGGCTATGTGCTGGCCGCCGATGTCCGCAGCGAAGTCCTGCCCGCAGGCGGCAGCCGTCATACGTCATGA
- a CDS encoding NADH-quinone oxidoreductase subunit C encodes MQEIFRGNATLIEALSDFCDAPGGVHHSNDAFGNAFHWFRLTSPHCLEEAARRLKAAGARLCMITAYNRRQLSDQIQEICYHFALDGVVYNVTVTLGSQHPDVPSITPIFANADWHEREMMELYAVRVTGHPNPRRLFLDDELDAGILNEAVPLSIVMNGACTTDLWECILKDKGGRA; translated from the coding sequence ATGCAGGAAATTTTCAGGGGAAATGCCACCCTCATAGAAGCCCTGAGCGATTTTTGCGATGCACCCGGCGGCGTGCACCACAGCAATGATGCCTTTGGCAATGCCTTTCACTGGTTCCGGCTGACCAGTCCCCACTGCCTTGAGGAAGCAGCCCGCCGCCTGAAGGCCGCAGGGGCGCGCCTGTGCATGATCACGGCCTACAACCGCCGTCAGCTGAGCGACCAGATTCAGGAAATCTGCTACCATTTTGCCCTGGACGGTGTGGTCTACAACGTGACGGTCACCCTGGGCAGCCAGCATCCCGACGTGCCCTCCATCACGCCCATCTTCGCCAATGCGGACTGGCACGAGCGCGAAATGATGGAACTCTATGCCGTGCGGGTGACGGGACATCCCAATCCGCGCCGCCTCTTTCTGGATGACGAGCTGGATGCGGGCATCCTCAACGAGGCCGTGCCCCTGTCCATCGTCATGAACGGCGCCTGCACCACGGACCTCTGGGAATGTATCCTCAAGGATAAGGGAGGACGCGCATGA
- a CDS encoding 4Fe-4S binding protein — protein sequence MAGFLKILFRNLLDGPSTDPFPLGETVTPQRLRGRVHVDPELCMGCGMCRYSCMAGAIHIGHKPDGTGYTITIWHNSCCLCASCRHYCPTGAISLDNNWHSAHVEAEKFSRIEQQTITYEPCAHCGTLIRPLPLKIAQRLYAHNREIDADTIRRLCPKCRQLEDAKRNACRLPQHTDRGNAPDDRLAASAAPLKKLD from the coding sequence ATGGCGGGATTCCTGAAGATTCTTTTTCGCAACCTGCTGGACGGCCCCAGCACGGACCCCTTTCCGCTGGGAGAAACGGTTACGCCCCAGCGCCTGCGGGGCAGGGTACATGTGGATCCGGAACTCTGCATGGGCTGCGGCATGTGCCGCTATTCCTGCATGGCCGGCGCCATCCACATCGGGCACAAGCCGGACGGCACGGGCTATACCATTACCATCTGGCATAACTCCTGCTGCCTGTGCGCCTCCTGCCGGCACTACTGCCCCACCGGGGCCATCTCCCTGGACAACAACTGGCACTCGGCCCATGTGGAGGCCGAAAAATTCTCCCGCATCGAACAGCAGACCATCACCTACGAGCCGTGCGCGCATTGCGGCACGCTCATCCGGCCGCTGCCCCTGAAGATTGCCCAACGCCTGTACGCGCACAACAGGGAAATCGATGCCGATACCATCCGCCGCCTCTGCCCCAAGTGCCGCCAGCTGGAAGACGCCAAGCGCAATGCCTGCCGGCTGCCGCAGCACACGGACAGGGGCAATGCACCTGACGACAGGCTGGCCGCCTCCGCGGCCCCGCTGAAAAAGCTCGACTGA
- the ilvD gene encoding dihydroxy-acid dehydratase produces the protein MDDSRSKKMKAGLEKAPHRSLLYALGLTREEMDRPLVGVVNAASEVVPGHLHLGKLAEAVKAGVRMAGGTPLEFPAIAVCDGIAMNHEGMRFSLPSREFIADSIEIMARAHAFDALVFIPNCDKCVPGMLMAMMRLNIPSVLVSGGPMLPGDLSYDRKGDLITLFEGVGRVRNGQMSEEELTRWEERACPGCGSCAGMFTANSMNCLAETIGVALPGNGTIPAVHAGRVRLAKHAGMRVMDLLQRNIRPRDIVTRGAVENAIAVDMALGCSTNTTLHLPAIFHEAGLDIDLSVFDAVSRKSPNLCKLSPAGHHYMVDLDNAGGIPAVMAELDKLNLIHKDCLTATGKTVGENLRGARILNPDVIHPVEKAYSCEGGIAILRGTLAPDGAVVKQSAVAPEMMCREVTARVFESEEDAMHAILDGKIKAGDGVVVRYEGPKGGPGMREMLSPTAAITGMGLGKDVALFTDGRFSGGTNGAAIGHISPEAADGGPIALVRDGDRILVDIPNRKLDLLVDEAELARRRAELKAPQKECPYPVLRRYASMVSSADSGAMYKPV, from the coding sequence ATGGATGATAGCCGCAGCAAAAAAATGAAAGCCGGGCTGGAAAAGGCCCCGCACCGTTCCCTTCTGTATGCGCTGGGTCTGACCCGCGAAGAAATGGATCGTCCGCTGGTGGGCGTGGTCAATGCCGCCAGCGAGGTGGTTCCCGGGCATCTTCACCTGGGCAAGCTGGCCGAGGCCGTCAAGGCCGGCGTTCGCATGGCCGGCGGGACGCCGCTGGAATTTCCGGCCATTGCTGTCTGCGACGGCATCGCCATGAACCACGAGGGCATGCGCTTTTCCCTGCCCTCGCGTGAGTTCATCGCCGATTCCATCGAAATCATGGCCCGCGCCCATGCCTTTGATGCGCTGGTCTTCATTCCCAATTGTGACAAATGCGTGCCTGGCATGCTCATGGCCATGATGCGCCTGAACATTCCGTCCGTTCTGGTTTCCGGCGGCCCCATGCTGCCGGGCGACCTGAGCTATGACCGCAAGGGCGACCTCATCACCCTGTTCGAAGGGGTGGGCCGCGTGCGCAACGGGCAGATGAGCGAAGAGGAACTGACCCGCTGGGAAGAACGCGCCTGTCCCGGCTGCGGCTCCTGCGCGGGCATGTTCACGGCCAATTCCATGAACTGCCTGGCCGAAACCATCGGCGTGGCCCTGCCCGGCAACGGCACCATTCCCGCCGTGCATGCCGGCCGCGTCCGCCTGGCCAAACACGCCGGCATGCGCGTCATGGACCTGTTGCAGCGCAATATCCGCCCCCGCGACATCGTGACCCGCGGCGCGGTGGAAAATGCCATTGCCGTGGACATGGCCCTGGGCTGCTCCACCAATACCACCCTGCATCTGCCGGCCATTTTCCACGAGGCCGGGCTGGACATCGACCTGTCCGTCTTTGATGCCGTGAGCCGCAAGTCGCCCAATCTCTGCAAGCTCTCGCCCGCCGGCCATCATTACATGGTGGACCTGGACAATGCCGGCGGCATCCCGGCGGTCATGGCCGAGCTGGACAAGCTGAACCTCATTCACAAGGACTGCCTCACCGCCACCGGCAAGACCGTGGGCGAAAACCTGCGCGGTGCCCGCATCCTCAACCCCGACGTCATTCATCCCGTGGAAAAGGCCTATTCCTGCGAGGGCGGCATTGCCATTCTGCGCGGCACGCTGGCGCCTGACGGCGCCGTGGTCAAGCAGTCCGCCGTGGCGCCGGAAATGATGTGCCGCGAGGTGACCGCCCGCGTCTTTGAATCCGAGGAAGATGCCATGCACGCCATTCTGGACGGCAAGATCAAGGCCGGCGACGGCGTGGTGGTGCGCTACGAAGGTCCCAAGGGCGGCCCCGGCATGCGCGAAATGCTCTCGCCCACGGCCGCCATCACCGGCATGGGGCTGGGCAAGGACGTGGCCCTGTTCACCGACGGCCGCTTCTCCGGCGGCACCAACGGCGCCGCCATCGGGCACATTTCGCCGGAAGCCGCCGACGGCGGCCCCATTGCCCTGGTGCGCGACGGCGACCGCATCCTGGTGGACATCCCCAACCGCAAGCTGGATCTGCTGGTGGATGAGGCCGAACTGGCCCGCCGCCGCGCCGAACTGAAGGCGCCGCAGAAGGAATGCCCCTATCCCGTGCTGCGCCGCTATGCCAGCATGGTCAGCTCTGCGGACAGCGGCGCCATGTACAAGCCCGTCTAG